The Oryza sativa Japonica Group chromosome 11, ASM3414082v1 DNA window TTGTGGAACAAGAACAGACGAGTGAGCAGAGGGGGAATGATAGTCTTCAACAATCTAGGGAGGCATATTCTGCTGAAGAAGGCAATAATGGAGATAATTTGCAAGCTTCTCTACTTTCCCAAGTAGCAAGTGCTGAAACAAACGATATAAATACATCATTCACCTCTGAAGGGAGCTCGTCATATTTGAGAAGACATGGTACATCAACATCAGGGCTTGCGCAAGATTTAATATCTTCTTTGCATGATCATGACATTGAAGAAGATGACGAAGAAATTCATATAGCAGCATTATCTAGCCAGCCTGCACTTGGTGCAGGACTGCATCCATTTCGACAACAAATGGTTCGGTTGTCTGAAACAGCTGACATAAAGCCTAAATGGAGGGTACTTCTTCAGCCAGGAGTCAGGCATGCCTTGTGTTATGGAATGCTGATTCAAGCTCTTCAACAGGTACAGTTCTTTCTCACcaatattttgttttctgtaGATTTAAGTGGACAACTTAGTTAAAAAATCCTTCATCAATGAAAGCTGTAAAGCATGCTGGTTATATTCTTTTATTATTTACCGCTTGTTGAAAATTGCAGTCCGCAGGAATCAGTGGCCTTCTCCGATACACTCCTCAAATTCTTGAACAGGTCGGAGTAATTAGTTTGTTTTCAGACATTGGACTTGATTCCCATTCAGCATCGATCCTCATAAGTGCCCTTAATGCTTCGCTGATGCTCCCCTGTATAACTGCTGCAATGATACTGATGGATGTCTGTGGAAGAAGGTTTACTCTTGAAACTAATTGAATATTtcaaattctatttttttttacaattaaaGTGTTCACTATATTTCCTAGCGTAGCCACTTCATGTTACAGTACCATCGTTGAAGTCCATTGATTATCACAAATTTTCATAGTAGCAATCTACGTACTGATTATTTTTTGTAGTGGTAAATCACTGTGCATGTTCTTAACAATAGCCAAACATTAGGGAGCAATTATTTTTCTTCTGACCTGACCATCTTGCAAAATTCCTGTCAAAATTGTCCTTTGACATTTCTTTGTATTGCCCTATCTAATGACAATGTCAACATGCTGTAAATTCATTACAATGTCCATCCGAAATATCCCAGATTAAGGACTTTGTACAATGTACATTTATGCAGGGTTCTTCTCCTGGTCAGTATCCCCTTCCTAACATTATCAGTTGGTGCCATATCTTTGTCCAACATCGTGAAGATGGGATCTTTGCCACATGAAATCCTCTTCCAGCTCTCATTAACCATTTGCTTCTGCTCATATGTCATCGGTCTGGGGCCAATACCCAATATTCTCTGCTCCGAGATGTTCCCAACAAGGGCCCGTGCAACATGTGCAAGTTTTTGCTCACTTGCCTTCTGGTTTGGCAGACTACTTTCAATTTACTGCTTCCCGGTGATGCTAAGTACCATTGGGCTCAGTGGGGCATGTGCGATTTATGCATTCGTGTGCTGCTTGGTTCTCGTGTTCGTCTACTTAAGAGTTCCAGAGACGAAGGGTCTTCCCTTGGAGCTCATAGCTGAGATTTTCAAGTTTTCAAGACAAGAATGTCTATAGCAGATATGTGCACTATGTTCAGTATTCAAGGTGACCCAGGCTGAGTGTTGAATGATTGCTTGCTAGTCCGTGTACATAGACAAATGTAGGTTTGAATGTTGCAAATTTTGTCCTAGTTAGGAGATTGGCCATAGTGTTTGTACTTTGTAGTTGTTCATTGTCTTTCTGTGCTTTGGAGATacataaaaaaggaaaatcatACATGGCTTCTTTTGCAGTACAAAAAAAGTAATGATGCTGTATACAGACAAAGATTACCTGTAGTTAAGTAGGAGTAATACTCTTCAATGTAACATGGTGATTCAGCACTCCTGGTGAAGTTGTGACATTTCTGATGCTATTTCCAGGCTCAAGCAGTGTGACACATCTCATATTCAGAACACCATCTCATGTTCAGAACACCCTGCTTTTGATCGCCCTCATGGTTTGCAACACCAGAAACAAGGAACAGGAAGCTGTTTCAGTTTACTAATTTTAACCTTGTTCATTGTCTTTCTGTGCTTTGGAGATacataaaaaaggaaaatcatACATGGCTTCTTTTGCagtacaaaaaaaattatgatgcTGTATACGGACAAAGGTTACCTGTAGTTAAGTAATACTCTTCAATGTAACATGGTGATTCAGCACTTCTGGTGAAGTTGTGACATTTCTGACTCTATTTCCAGTCTCAAGCAGTGTGACACATCTCATATTCAGAACACCCTGCTTTTGATCGCCCTCATGGTTTGCACTCCAGAAACAAGGAGCAGGAAGCTGTTTCCGTTTACTAATTTTAATCTTTGCCTAATTTGCTACCCTGACTATTTTTAGTGTGTATTTACAGGACAACTGCCACATCACCTCCCTCATTTTTTTTCCCAGTGAGAGAGAAACAGGCAGTAAGCAAATCCTGTTAATCCAGCCTAATCCATTGCATATTTTGCATTTGCACCATTTGCACGTCTGCTGTGAAGAATCTGCCATTGCATTACCTGTAgctgcattgcattgcattgcattgcatcaTCTCCATTGATCACCTTGTTGTCTCAGCTGCATTATCCTATTTTTAGCTCCCAAATCTGCCTGCCTAACCACTGGAGCAGAAGAAGCCATTGACAAAAGGCACAAGGAGGCAAAGCCCCCAAAGAAAGGCAGGAAAACATTAGAGAAGCTGGAAGAAAGGTAGAGGAAAGGCTGTGACCTTCCACCAATTTGGTCATGGtcaccctcctcctcgccttccgCCTCTccactctcttcctcctcctcgccgccggcgccatcgccgtcgatcccgatggcgccgccgcgcccgataccgccgccgcgcccgataccgaggcggcggcgctcctccgGCTCAAGGCGTCGCTGATCGACCCGACGAACGCGCTAGAGgcgtggtcgccgtcgtcgccgtcgccgccgtgcgaTGAAACACACCGGTGGCCAAGGGTGCAGTGCTACAATGGCGTCCTCAtcggcctccgcctcgcccgcctCAACCTCTCCGGCGACTTCGACTTCGCGGCGCTGTCGCGGCTACCGGGGTTGCACTCCATCAACCTCATCCGCAACAACTTCTCCGGCCCGCTGCCGGCgagcctcgccgccgtgcgcaGCCTCCGCGCGCTGTACCTGTCCCGGAACGCGTTCTCCGGCCCGGTCCCCGGCGACGTGTTCGCCGCCATGAGCTGGCTCAAGAAGCTCTACCTCGACAGGAACGacttctccggcgagctcccggccggcgccatcgccggcgcgccgcgccTCCAGGAGCTCCACCTCGACCACAACCGGATCGAGGGGCGCGT harbors:
- the LOC9267261 gene encoding monosaccharide-sensing protein 2 isoform X2 translates to MNMITETAVGGHAVGAVRSQSFLGTSTNQMSRHSTFYWHLSDPLVDLLGSIHESMSELGAGRNSYFPVFNSFNIVEQEQTSEQRGNDSLQQSREAYSAEEGNNGDNLQASLLSQVASAETNDINTSFTSEGSSSYLRRHGTSTSGLAQDLISSLHDHDIEEDDEEIHIAALSSQPALGAGLHPFRQQMVRLSETADIKPKWRVLLQPGVRHALCYGMLIQALQQSAGISGLLRYTPQILEQVGVISLFSDIGLDSHSASILISALNASLMLPCITAAMILMDVCGRRVLLLVSIPFLTLSVGAISLSNIVKMGSLPHEILFQLSLTICFCSYVIGLGPIPNILCSEMFPTRARATCASFCSLAFWFGRLLSIYCFPVMLSTIGLSGACAIYAFVCCLVLVFVYLRVPETKGLPLELIAEIFKFSRQECL
- the LOC9267261 gene encoding monosaccharide-sensing protein 2 isoform X1 → MMKSTVFSAVAVSIGYTLLGWDFTTVLEANIHMKKEFGLNNGPSIDGIILAVSVFGSIAITVFSGSLLDWLGRRAALIYSSLLLISGGLLMVWSPNIYILLLARLIVGSGSGLVFTCVPIYISETSPPNMRGSLGTMPQFMFFVGIVFSYCLIFWMTLIPSPNWRIMIGAIFAPSLVYFALLVFYLPESPRWLVSDGKISEARISLQWLRGKDDVSGEIALIADGMNMITETAVGGHAVGAVRSQSFLGTSTNQMSRHSTFYWHLSDPLVDLLGSIHESMSELGAGRNSYFPVFNSFNIVEQEQTSEQRGNDSLQQSREAYSAEEGNNGDNLQASLLSQVASAETNDINTSFTSEGSSSYLRRHGTSTSGLAQDLISSLHDHDIEEDDEEIHIAALSSQPALGAGLHPFRQQMVRLSETADIKPKWRVLLQPGVRHALCYGMLIQALQQSAGISGLLRYTPQILEQVGVISLFSDIGLDSHSASILISALNASLMLPCITAAMILMDVCGRRVLLLVSIPFLTLSVGAISLSNIVKMGSLPHEILFQLSLTICFCSYVIGLGPIPNILCSEMFPTRARATCASFCSLAFWFGRLLSIYCFPVMLSTIGLSGACAIYAFVCCLVLVFVYLRVPETKGLPLELIAEIFKFSRQECL